A region from the Ciconia boyciana chromosome 1, ASM3463844v1, whole genome shotgun sequence genome encodes:
- the SYTL2 gene encoding synaptotagmin-like protein 2 isoform X1, which translates to MKVADEPVSKVLDWFKRSSGTEDRKHVSAGSQGKEPKEDFSTRTAVLPTEHSGPSTDGKTEVTEELPFRKIKQQNSISPTSFISEDIQLIKERMKPKKGEENEEQNDKSLTEFDCTRLEEKERGQEIKGQNEKSNLLEHQEDKLPVQKCESEKAREEKRRIRKIRSFWERDKTIPSHGEKEVSNNTNASGGGALKGLRESDKIKPTAVYLPNGLDDQNKNTLRSAELSCASQASRNEHQNFFEFGPGHAVEKTERTLPSDGEVHEYTELPKASNLQPSVGATSASPGSKDKDEKETLKGNVAACSQQKPSFRVLSLKEKMNEKSKNQISDPSQFQSLRNFWDTRVKLQSSIDRGDVSLPNNTSSITYERKSEEDKGRDNVSKQELIQQQTQTSERGKTQKLDSVVCELPLGSPTLKGLNVTHTKNTNSVQLDRKPVISKPQEKMGLPEQEVKECEEKSVVSSKEHHVSLQLLQSSGDKDALKETAVDDWLCLPIEKVENKTTPLDINLPKEEAELDVFKLGLNKLEKEASEMSSSLNIKENILKGTTFHSNQCNVFERTVEQSHDISLADQKEEKGKSTGKVNVPSTGEHENKKSLRKLFREFEPFSLQHQAVDKDDTLEGSQRPKAGLQNLLRETFVFQPSEYRRVGMKTSDDMNSISQTNCSVESTCQEDTGQPEEVNETTEKSVAPTKVSGLSSALEKLLKEASETPPPKPKRADSTVQRTAEMEGKSTTCEPDGELLQEIGETIDKSVAPTKVSGLSSALEKLLKEASEMPPPKPKRADSTVQRTAEMEGKSTTCEPDGELLQEIGETIDKSVAPTKVSGLSSALEKLLKEASETPPPKPKRADSTVQRTAEMEGKSTTCEPDGELLQEIGETIDKSVAPTKVSGLSSVLEKLLKEASEMPPPKPKRGDSTVQRTAEMEGKSTTCEPDGELLQEIGETINKSVAPTKVSGLSSALEKLLKEASETPPPKPKRADSTVQRTAETEGKSTTCEPDGELLQEIGETIDKSVAPTKVSGLSSALEKLLKEASETPPPKPKRADSTVQRTAEMEGKSTTCEPDGELLQEIGETIDKSVAPTKVSGLSSALEKLLKEASETPPPKPKRADSTVQRTAEMEGKSTTCEPDGELLQEIGETIDKSVAPTKVSGLSSALEKLLKEASEMPPPKPKRADSTVQRTAETEGKSTTYEHDGELLQEISETIERPALSKAECGVFDLNLQELPKEVSETPASVLENMDKKMQGKIQASRSMHAPNQQERGHPQEIQETIEKTFVSNIAKFSEFSCSLEKLLQEASEVSCPISKELHKQEKFGDLMFPSQKETLFMTMSQPPNALSSCHTQMKIAIKEGAPEQNIKASVNDLAVSETEASDLPKRNGAINKVEKRNVAPVDLPSLEGETNMIAIKPFKINEKGRRDESTPLDASGKNSEFKALLKFRKASTPLKDESKSPQPEGARDCLMSQHENNDEEEGDGSNFGSKFPDENSDSHSGTGSSTRSEEELNPVLMALKRSADRKMPSKSLEDIPSATSNKGKINNPKEELALSAEDAGPKPDQHQERNENAAGISTVPSQPDKLFSNPEKLKGLSKSVPSFLQEESDDRETDTASESSYSLGRIKKSPSSLTNLSGSSGMASLSSVSGSLMSIYSADFGNVDVKGNIQFAIDYVEQLNELHIFICQCKDLAVADVKRQRSDPYVKTYLLPEKYKLGKRKTSVKKKTFNPVYNEILRYKIEKGVLKNQSLNISVWHNDTFGRNSFLGEVELDLGTWDWNDKSNKQINWFPLKPRTSTMALELENRGEMKLALQYVPHPVGGKKTLSTGEVHIWVKECHDLPLLRGNRLNSFIKCTVLPDTSRKSRQKTRTVGKTTNPVFNHTMVYDGFRPEDLKEACIELTVWDHNKLANHFLGGLRIGLGTGKSYGTTVDWMDSTSDETALWEKMMNSPNTWIEDTLPLRMLMVAKLTK; encoded by the exons ATGAAAGTGGCCGATGAACCTGTATCAAAAGTTTTAGATTGGTTTAAAAGAAGTTCTGGTACTGAAGATAGGAAACATGTATCAGCTGGATCCCAAGGCAAGGAACCCAAAGAGGACTTCTCAACCAGAACAGCAGTTCTTCCTACAGAACACAGTGGGCCTAGCACggatggaaaaacagaagttacagAGGAGTTACCGTTTAGAAAGATCAAACAACAGAACAGTATTTCACCTAcatcatttatttcagaagatatACAGCTGATAAAAGAGAGGATGAAACCtaagaaaggggaagagaatGAGGAGCAAAATGACAAATCACTAACTGAATTTGACTGTACAagacttgaagaaaaagaacGTGGTCAAGAAATCAAgggacaaaatgaaaaatcaaatctCTTGGAACATCAAGAAGACAAGCTACCAGTTCAGAAATGTGAATCGGAgaaggcaagagaagaaaaaagaagaataaggaAGATCAGATCATTctgggaaagggataaaactaTCCCCAGTCATGGAGAGAAAGAAGTTAGTAACAATACTAATGCATCAGGTGGTGGTGCATTGAAGGGTCTCAGAGAAAgtgataaaataaaaccaactgCAGTATACCTACCTAATGGATTGGATGATCAAAACAAGAATACGTTAAGAAGTGCTGAACTAAGTTGTGCAAGCCAGGCTTCAAGAAATGAACATCAAAACTTTTTTGAGTTTGGACCAGGCCATGCAgttgaaaagacagaaagaaccCTTCCATCTGATGGTGAAGTTCATGAATATACAGAATTGCCAAAAGCCAGTAACTTGCAGCCAAGTGTTGGTGCCACTTCAGCTTCCCCAGGAAGCAAAGataaagatgagaaagaaacacTTAAAGGAAACGTTGCTGCTTGTTCCCAACAGAAGCCCAGCTTCCGggttttgtctttaaaagaaaagatgaatgaAAAGTCCAAAAATCAAATTTCAGATCCTTCACAGTTCCAGAGTTTGAGAAACTTCTGGGATACCAGAGTTAAACTACAGAGTAGCATTGACAGGGGAGATGTTTCTTTGCCAAATAATACTAGTTCAATAACCtatgaaagaaaatcagaggaAGATAAAGGCAGAGATAATGTGAGCAAGCAAGAGTTAATtcaacaacaaacccaaacatcagagagaggaaaaacacagaaactggATTCTGTGGTATGTGAACTGCCTCTAGGATCTCCTACCCTGAAAGGGCTGAATgtgacacacacaaaaaatacaaactcaGTCCAGCTGGACAGAAAACCAGTTATCTCAAAACCCCAGGAAAAGATGGGTCTTCCAGAACAAGAAGTTaaagaatgtgaagaaaaaagtgttgtCTCATCGAAAGAACATCATGTTTCCTTGCAGTTGCTCCAATCATCTGGTGATAAAGATGCTTTAAAGGAGACAGCCGTAGATGACTGGCTATGTTTACCTATAGAAAAAGTGGAGAACAAGACTACTCCATTAGATATCAATCTTCCTAAAGAGGAAGCTGAGCTTGATGTATTTAAATTAGGCCTAAATAAGTTAGAAAAGGAAGCCTCTGAGATGTCATCTAGCTtgaacataaaagaaaacattttgaaagggaCAACTTTTCATTCAAATCAGTGCAATGTCTTTGAAAGAACAGTAGAACAGAGCCATGACATTTCTCTTGCTgatcaaaaagaagaaaaaggcaaaagcacaggaaaagtgAATGTGCCATCAACAGGtgagcatgaaaacaaaaaaagccttagGAAACTGTTTAGGGAATTTGAACCTTTCTCTCTGCAACATCAGGCAGTGGACAAGGATGATACTCTTGAGGGTTCTCAGAGGCCCAAAGCTGGTTTGCAGAACCTGCTCAGAGAAACCTTTGTATTTCAACCTTCTGAGTATAGAAGGGTGGGAATGAAAACATCCGATGACATGAATAGTATATCACAAACTAACTGTAGTGTAGAATCAACATGCCAAGAAGATACTGGTCAGCCTGAAGAGGTCAATGAGACCACAGAAAAGTCTGTTGCCCCAACCAAGGTCAGCGGCTTGAGTTCTGCTTtagagaagctgctgaaggaggcCTCTGAAACGCCACCTCCTAAACCAAAACGTGCCGACAGCACAGTACAGAGAACTGCTGAGATGGAAGGTAAAAGCACGACCTGTGAGCCAGATGGAGAGTTGCTGCAGGAAATTGGTGAGACCATAGATAAGTCTGTTGCCCCAACCAAGGTCAGTGGCTTGAGTTCTGCTTtagagaagctgctgaaggaggcCTCTGAAATGCCACCTCCTAAACCAAAACGTGCTGACAGCACAGTACAGAGGACTGCTGAGATGGAAGGTAAAAGCACGACCTGTGAGCCAGATGGAGAGTTGCTGCAGGAAATTGGTGAGACCATAGACAAGTCTGTTGCCCCAACCAAGGTCAGCGGCTTGAGTTCTGCTTtagagaagctgctgaaggaggcCTCTGAAACGCCACCTCCTAAACCAAAACGTGCCGACAGCACAGTACAGAGAACTGCTGAGATGGAAGGTAAAAGCACGACCTGTGAGCCAGATGGAGAGTTGCTGCAGGAAATTGGTGAGACCATAGATAAGTCTGTTGCCCCAACCAAGGTCAGTGGCTTGAGTTCTGTTTtagagaagctgctgaaggaggcCTCTGAAATGCCACCTCCTAAACCAAAACGTGGTGACAGCACAGTACAGAGGACTGCTGAGATGGAAGGTAAAAGCACGACCTGTGAGCCAGATGGAGAGTTGCTGCAGGAAATTGGTGAGACCATAAATAAGTCTGTTGCCCCAACCAAGGTCAGTGGCTTGAGTTCTGCTTtagagaagctgctgaaggaggcCTCTGAAACGCCACCTCCTAAACCAAAACGTGCTGACAGCACAGTACAGAGGACTGCTGAGACGGAAGGTAAAAGCACGACCTGTGAGCCAGATGGAGAGTTGCTGCAGGAAATTGGTGAGACCATAGACAAGTCTGTTGCCCCAACCAAGGTCAGCGGCTTGAGTTCTGCTTtagagaagctgctgaaggaggcCTCTGAAACGCCACCTCCTAAACCAAAACGTGCCGACAGCACAGTACAGAGGACTGCTGAGATGGAAGGTAAAAGCACGACCTGTGAGCCAGATGGAGAGTTGCTGCAGGAAATTGGTGAGACCATAGATAAGTCTGTTGCCCCAACCAAGGTCAGTGGCTTGAGTTCTGCTTtagagaagctgctgaaggaggcCTCTGAAACGCCACCTCCTAAACCAAAACGTGCTGACAGCACAGTACAGAGGACTGCTGAGATGGAAGGTAAAAGCACGACCTGTGAGCCAGATGGAGAGTTGCTGCAGGAAATTGGTGAGACCATAGACAAGTCTGTTGCCCCAACCAAGGTCAGTGGCTTGAGTTCTGCTTtagagaagctgctgaaggaggcCTCTGAAATGCCACCTCCTAAACCAAAACGTGCTGACAGCACAGTACAGAGGACTGCTGAGACGGAAGGTAAAAGCACAACCTATGAGCATGATGGAGAGTTGCTGCAGGAAATCAGTGAGACCATAGAAAGACCTGCACTGTCCAAGGCTGAATGTGGAGTATTTGATCTTAATTTGCAGGAGCTACCAAAAGAGGTCTCTGAAACACCAGCTTCTGTGCTGGAAAATATGGATAAGAAAATGCAAGGTAAAATACAGGCTAGTCGAAGTATGCATGCTCCAAATCAACAAGAGAGAGGTCATCCTcaagaaatacaagaaacaatagaaaaaacttttgtttcaaatattgCAAAATTCAGTGAATTCAGTTGCTCTTTAGAAAAACTTCTTCAAGAAGCATCTGAAGTTTCATGTCCAATATCCAAAGAGTTACATAAACAAGAAAAGTTTGGGGATCTTATGTTTCCATCACAAAAAGAGACTCTATTCATGACAATGTCACAGCCACCTAATGCTTTAAGTAGCTGTCATACACAGATGAAGATAGCTATCAAAGAGGGAGCTCCAGAACAAAATATCAAAGCTTCAGTAAATGATCTTGCAGTAAGTGAAACTGAAGCTTCTGATCTTCCTAAAAGAAATGGAGCTATTAATAAAGTAGAAAAGAGAAACGTGGCTCCAGTTGATCTTCCTTCCTTAGAAGGAGAGACCAATATGATTGCAATAAAGCCATTTAAGATAAAcgaaaaaggaaggagagatgaaAGCACACCCTTGGATGCCTCTGGAAAGAATTCAGAATTTAAAGCACTgttgaaattcagaaaagcaagcacaCCACTTAAAGATGAGAGCAAGTCCCCCCAGCCAGAAGGAGCTCGAGACTGCCTAATGTCTCAGCATGAGAATAACGATGAAGAGGAAGGGGATGGCTCAAACTTTGGATCCAAGTTTCCAGATGAAAACTCCGATTCCCACTCTGGAACCGGAAGTTCAACTC GTTCAGAAGAAGAATTAAACCCTGTTTTGATGGCTTTGAAAAGGAGTGCAGATAGGAAAATGCCTTCCAAAAGTCTAGAGGACATTCCATCAGCCACCTCAA ataaaggaaaaataaataatccaaAGGAAGAATTAGCTCTTAGTGCTGAAGATG CAGGTCCAAAACCTGATCAGCATCAAGAGAGGAATGAAAATGCAGCAGGAA TTTCCACAGTGCCTTCACAGCCTGATAAGCTGTTTTCCAATCCTGAAAAACTCAAAGGACTGAGCAAGTCAGTACCATCATTCCTACAGGAAGAG AGTGAtgacagagagacagacacaGCATCAGAAAGCAGTTATTCCCTTGGCAGAATCAAgaagagtcccagctctctAACCAATCTTAGCGGCTCTTCTGGCATGGCCTCCTTATCCTCT GTGAGCGGAAGTCTAATGAGCATCTATAGTGCAGACTTTGGCAATGTTGATGTGAAGGGGAACATTCAGTTCGCTATTGATTATGTAGAACAGCTGAATGAGctccacatttttatttgccaaTGTAAAGACTTAGCAGTGGCAGATGTTAAGCGACAGCGTTCAGACCC GTATGTAAAGACCTACCTGCTTCCAGAGAAATACAAGCTGGGCAAACGGAAGAcctctgtgaaaaagaaaacttttaatcCAGTCTATAATGAAATACTGCGG TATAAAATTGAGAAGGGTGTCCTAAAGAACCAAAGCCTTAATATCTCTGTCTGGCACAATGATACCTTTGGGAGGAATAGCTTCCTTGGTGAAGTGGAGCTGGATTTAGGAACCTGGGACTGGAATGATAAATCCAACAAGCAGATCAACTGGTTTCCACTCAAGCCAAGG aCTTCAACAATGGCTCTTGAACTAGAAAACAGAGGGGAGATGAAACTAGCCCTCCAGTATGTCCCACACCCTGTTGGAG gaaagaaGACTCTATCTACTGGCGAGGTCCACATCTGGGTGAAGGAATGCCATGACCTTCCTCTTTTGAGAGGCAACAGGCTCAACTCTTTTATTAAGTG tacCGTTCTTCCAGATACAAGCAGAAAAAGTCGccagaaaacaagaacagtGGGAAAAACTACAAACCCAGTATTCAACCACACCATGGTCTACGATGGCTTTAGACCCGAAGATTTGAAAGAAGCCTGCATAGAACTCACAGTCTGGGATCACAACAAACTAGCCAACCACTTTCTGGGAGGTCTCAGGATAGGCCTTGGAACAG GCAAAAGCTATGGAACTACAGTAGACTGGATGGATTCTACTTCAGATGAAACTGCCCTCTGGGAGAAGATGATGAACTCGCCAAACACATGGATAGAAGATACACTACCTCTCAGGATGCTGATGGTTGCAAAATTGACAAAATAA
- the SYTL2 gene encoding synaptotagmin-like protein 2 isoform X5 — MKAAVSPVKQRRNPFNSTASGDNLNSGESENRPATLPQLSKKEILSLSEESQPKPNLQNDETEKYKKPSVEPTDESQKGLVKRPVPKARKLIHKATDPVSQREDFVPKPAKQTERINGIGILPRGILKRSSSSSSTDSEVRVSQMLDVQKKNALPTATIFEGEAEKNSLTEEVEDSTQISLEKLKQVRFSSSTGKGEPLQSPQLHHGREKGEFDLLESDEIKSSGNDAVRSDSFGNKQISAVKPLGTCSSALQVKTIDELQDDTSASCPCDTNRSVFLVNEALQTKTVTPKKLETPQKTSSNILPNRNNELSVDETRENKANQFLSHESKSHKNFTDEHQLSAKTEACEVSNTNSTSLQQGSEEELNPVLMALKRSADRKMPSKSLEDIPSATSNKGKINNPKEELALSAEDAGPKPDQHQERNENAAGISTVPSQPDKLFSNPEKLKGLSKSVPSFLQEESDDRETDTASESSYSLGRIKKSPSSLTNLSGSSGMASLSSVSGSLMSIYSADFGNVDVKGNIQFAIDYVEQLNELHIFICQCKDLAVADVKRQRSDPYVKTYLLPEKYKLGKRKTSVKKKTFNPVYNEILRYKIEKGVLKNQSLNISVWHNDTFGRNSFLGEVELDLGTWDWNDKSNKQINWFPLKPRTSTMALELENRGEMKLALQYVPHPVGGKKTLSTGEVHIWVKECHDLPLLRGNRLNSFIKCTVLPDTSRKSRQKTRTVGKTTNPVFNHTMVYDGFRPEDLKEACIELTVWDHNKLANHFLGGLRIGLGTGKSYGTTVDWMDSTSDETALWEKMMNSPNTWIEDTLPLRMLMVAKLTK, encoded by the exons ATGAAGGCAGCAGTCTCACCAGTAAAG CAAAGGAGAAATCCATTTAATTCCACTGCATCAGGTGATAACTTGAACAGCGGGGAATCGGAAAACAGACCAGCCACTCTACCTCAGCTATCAAAGAAGG AAATTTTGTCACTCTCAGAAGAGAGCCAACCTAAACCAAACTTACAAAATgatgaaacagagaaatataAGAAGCCTTCTGTAGAACCTACTGATGAATCACAGAAAGGACTAGTTAAGCGTCCTGTCCCAAAAGCTAGAAAATTAATTCACAAAGCAACAGATCCTGTGTCACAAAGAGAAGACTTTGTTCCAAAGCCAGCCAAACAGACAGAGAGGATTAATGGCATTGGTATACTGCCCAGGGGCATTCTGAAGCGCAGTTCAAGTTCAAGTTCCACTGACTCAGAAGTTCGTGTTAGTCAGATGTTAGATGTTCAGAAGAAGAATGCTCTTCCTACTGCAACTATTTTtgaaggagaagctgagaagaACTCTCTTACGGAAGAAGTGGAAGACTCCACAcaaatttcactggaaaaactAAAACAAGTGAGGTTCTCATCTAGCACAGGTAAAGGGGAACCTCTGCAAAGCCCACAGCTACACCATGGTagagaaaaaggagagtttgATTTGTTAGAATCTGATGAAATAAAGAGTAGTGGAAATGATGCTGTTAGATCAGACTCATTTGGGAATAAGCAAATTTCTGCTGTAAAGCCTTTGGGAACCTGTTCATCAGCTTTACAAGTAAAAACAATAGATGAATTACAAGATGACACATCAGCATCCTGTCCTTGTGATACTAATAGGTCAGTCTTCCTGGTTAATGAAGCCTTGCAGACAAAGACAGTTACTCCTAAGAAACTTGAAACTCCACAGAAGACCTCCAGCAATATCCTGCCAAATAGAAATAATGAACTGAGTGTTGATGAGACACGTGAAAATAAAGCCAACCAGTTCTTGAGCCATGAATCAAAGTCACACAAAAACTTTACTG ATGAACATCAGCTTTCTGCTAAGACAGAAGCATGTGAGGTGTCAAATACCAATTCTACAAGTCTTCAACAAG GTTCAGAAGAAGAATTAAACCCTGTTTTGATGGCTTTGAAAAGGAGTGCAGATAGGAAAATGCCTTCCAAAAGTCTAGAGGACATTCCATCAGCCACCTCAA ataaaggaaaaataaataatccaaAGGAAGAATTAGCTCTTAGTGCTGAAGATG CAGGTCCAAAACCTGATCAGCATCAAGAGAGGAATGAAAATGCAGCAGGAA TTTCCACAGTGCCTTCACAGCCTGATAAGCTGTTTTCCAATCCTGAAAAACTCAAAGGACTGAGCAAGTCAGTACCATCATTCCTACAGGAAGAG AGTGAtgacagagagacagacacaGCATCAGAAAGCAGTTATTCCCTTGGCAGAATCAAgaagagtcccagctctctAACCAATCTTAGCGGCTCTTCTGGCATGGCCTCCTTATCCTCT GTGAGCGGAAGTCTAATGAGCATCTATAGTGCAGACTTTGGCAATGTTGATGTGAAGGGGAACATTCAGTTCGCTATTGATTATGTAGAACAGCTGAATGAGctccacatttttatttgccaaTGTAAAGACTTAGCAGTGGCAGATGTTAAGCGACAGCGTTCAGACCC GTATGTAAAGACCTACCTGCTTCCAGAGAAATACAAGCTGGGCAAACGGAAGAcctctgtgaaaaagaaaacttttaatcCAGTCTATAATGAAATACTGCGG TATAAAATTGAGAAGGGTGTCCTAAAGAACCAAAGCCTTAATATCTCTGTCTGGCACAATGATACCTTTGGGAGGAATAGCTTCCTTGGTGAAGTGGAGCTGGATTTAGGAACCTGGGACTGGAATGATAAATCCAACAAGCAGATCAACTGGTTTCCACTCAAGCCAAGG aCTTCAACAATGGCTCTTGAACTAGAAAACAGAGGGGAGATGAAACTAGCCCTCCAGTATGTCCCACACCCTGTTGGAG gaaagaaGACTCTATCTACTGGCGAGGTCCACATCTGGGTGAAGGAATGCCATGACCTTCCTCTTTTGAGAGGCAACAGGCTCAACTCTTTTATTAAGTG tacCGTTCTTCCAGATACAAGCAGAAAAAGTCGccagaaaacaagaacagtGGGAAAAACTACAAACCCAGTATTCAACCACACCATGGTCTACGATGGCTTTAGACCCGAAGATTTGAAAGAAGCCTGCATAGAACTCACAGTCTGGGATCACAACAAACTAGCCAACCACTTTCTGGGAGGTCTCAGGATAGGCCTTGGAACAG GCAAAAGCTATGGAACTACAGTAGACTGGATGGATTCTACTTCAGATGAAACTGCCCTCTGGGAGAAGATGATGAACTCGCCAAACACATGGATAGAAGATACACTACCTCTCAGGATGCTGATGGTTGCAAAATTGACAAAATAA